The Paenibacillus beijingensis nucleotide sequence TCCGATCAATGAGCATTTCGTCGAACTGCTCGTCATGATCGACGCGGCGAAACGGGCTTCCGCCAAGACGGTCAACATCATTATGCCGTACTACGGTTATGCGCGCCAGGAACGGAAAGCGGCGCCGCGCGAACCGATTTCGGCAAAAATGCTGGCCGATGTACTGACGACCGTCGGTGCAACCCGGGTGATGACAATCGATCTTCACGCTCCCGCAATTCAAGGGTTCTTCAATATTCCGGTGGATCACCTGACGGCGCTGGATTTGATCAGCGATTATCTGAAGGAGAAGAACATCAAAAATCCGGTTATCGTTTCCCCGGACGCCGGCCGTGCGACTACGGCGGAGAAGCTCGCGAACCAACTGGATTCGCCATTCGCAATCATGATCAAGAAGCGGCCCGCGCACAACGAATCGGTGATTACACACGTTATCGGCGACGTCGAAGGACAGACCCCGATCATTATCGAGGATCTGATCGATACGGGATCGACGATCGTTAACGTTGTGGAAAGCTTGAAGGAACGCGGCGCGGAAGACGTGTACGTCTGCGCGACGCACCCGCTTTTCTCCGGCAACGCCCTGCAGCGCTTGGACCATGAGTGTATTAAAGAAGTTGTCGTAACGGACTCGATTATGCTGCCAGCTAATCGCTCGGATCGTTTCAAAGTATTGTCGGTTGCACCGATGCTGGCCGACGCAACCAAAATCATTATTCAAGGCGGCTCGATCAGCACGCTGTTCAAGGACGCCGGCATTTAATTGAATCCGCCCGGGCAAGGCGGCTATAACAGGATGGGGAAATCGCGGATGTTCACGGAGCGTCCGCGATTTTTGCCACATTTTCTAGCGTGTGTGGATAGGCTTGAATATGGTATAATCGGGAAAAATCGTGCGCACGGAGGTGCTTTGGAGATGAAAGAGAAGAGAATAGCGGCCGCAGAACAGACCTCGAAAGTAATACCGATCCATTGGGATGCCACGTTCTTCTTCGAAAGAGCGGTCCGCTCGATGGATCGCTATCACTATGCCAAGGCACTGAAGTATTTCCGGCGCGCCGTCGAATATGAGCCGGATAACCCGGTGAACCACTGCAACATGGCCGGCATTTTATCGGAAATGGGAAATTACGCGGAGTCAAACGATATTTTGCGCTTTATTATCGACGATCTGGATCCGGACATGACGGAATGTCATTTTTATATGGCCAACAACTTCGCCAACCTGGAAATGTACGAGGAAGCCGAGCGCGCGCTCGTGCGTTACCTGGAAGAGGATGAGGAAGGCCAGTTTCTGACCGAAGCCGAAGAAATGATGGACCTGCTCCAGTTTGAGCTGGAGCGCCCGGCACCGGTGACGCGGATCAAGGCCAGAGAAGGCATGGTGGAGCACGATCAGGCGCGGACGCTGCTGGAAGAAGGGAAGTTCAACCAGGCGGTCCGGCTGCTGGAATCGATTGTGGAACAAAACCCCGATTTTCTTGCCGCCCGCAACAATCTGGCGCTTGCGTATTATTATATGGGATTATTCCCTAAGGCGATGGATACGATTCGCGACGTGCTGGAGCTGGATTCCGGCAACCTGCATGCGCTGTGCAATTTGGCTATTTTTTATCAGCATCTGGAGGATGAAGAGAACCTCGCTCCCATCGTCGGCCTGCTTAAAAAAACGGTTCCGTTTCATCAGGAGCATGTGTTTAAACTGGCTACCACAATGGGTATTCTAGGGGAGCACGAGTGCGCTTACTTTCATTTTGCGCGCCTGCTGCGCGATGCGTCGCTCAGTCAGGATCCATGTCTGTATCACTATGCCGCAGTGGCCGCCAGCAATATCGGGCGCTTGGACGAAGCGGAAAGGCTGTGGCGCCTGACGAGCAAGCGCGATCCCGGCTCGGATATTCCGCGGTATTACTTGAGCCAGCTTGCGCAGGTCAAAGCGGGGGAAGAGATGCCGCCGGCAAGCTACCACTATCATCTGCCCTTTGAAGAGCAGTTCAAGCTGTGGGAGAAAACGACCGAAGGCATTCCGGATCATATGAAAAGCGATCCGCTCGTCCGCTCGTCCTTCTTCTGGGCGCTCCGTCACGGCGACCGGCATACGAAGCTGCAGGTCATTCAGGCGCTCGGCATGATTGCCGACAACGAGGTGAAAGACGCGCTGCGCTCGTTCCTGCTGGAGTCCGGAGAAGACGACTATTTGAAACGGATTGCCATCTTCGTGCTGCGCACAATGGGTGTAGGCGAGCCGCTGCAGGTTTACTTGGAAGGCAAAAAAATAACCGTCGGCTCCGGGCGCATGCCGTCGCAGCTTCCGATCTGGGACGCCCAGTGGCAGGAAGTGCTGAATGCGGCGCTGAAGCGGATGAACAAGCAGTATGATCTGGTGCAGCAGCACGATCTGCTCACGTTGTGGGTGGAATTCCTCTCCCGCGTTTATCCGGACGTGCCGAAGCTGACCAAGGTCGAAGGATGGGCGGCCGCGCTGGAATATTTAACCGCCAAAATGCACCGCCGCGCCATCTCGTACCATGAAGTGGCGAAGCGTTACGGCACCTCCATCGCCACCGTCAGCAAAATCGTGAAACGGATCGATGAGGTGTGCGGTATTAAAGAAAAAATGAAGTCGGTCAATTCCGTCTTTAATATTTGAGGAGGGATATGTCATGTACAAATCGATCATTATCGGCACCGGCCCTTCCGGCTTGACCGCTGCAATCTATTTGGCCCGCGCCAATCTGAATCCGCTTGTTATTGAAGGTCCCGAGCCGGGCGGACAATTGACGACGACGACCGAGGTGGAAAATTTCCCCGGATTTCCGGAAGGGATTATGGGGCCGGAACTGATGGCCAACATGCGCAAGCAGGCCGAACGCTTCGGCGCCGAATTCAAAACGGGCTGGGTGAACAGCGTCGATTTGTCGCAGCGGCCGTTCAAAATCCAGGTTGAAGGCCAAGGAGAGCTCGTGTCCGAGACGCTCATTATCTCGACCGGCGCATCGGCCAAATATTTGGGCATTCCCGGGGAAAAAGAAAATGTCGGACGCGGCGTGAGCACGTGCGCGACTTGCGACGGTTTCTTCTTCCGCGGCAAAAAGATCGTTGTCGTCGGCGGCGGCGACTCCGCGATGGAGGAGGCGAACTTCCTCACCCGCTTTGCGACGAACGTCGATCTGGTTCACCGCCGCGAAGAGCTGCGCGCCTCCAAAATTATGCAGGACCGCGCCCGCGGTAATGAAAAAGTAACGTTCGCACTCAATAAAACGCCGCTTGAAGTGCTGGCCAATAATATGGGCGTTACCGGTCTAAAACTGCGCAACAACGCGACCGGCGATGAAGAAGTGATCGAAGCGCAAGGCATCTTCGTTGCGATCGGCCACACGCCGAACACGAAGTTTCTGGGCGGACAGATCGACACGGACGAAGCCGGCTATATTAAAGTGAAGCCCGGTACGACGGAAACGAACGTGCCCGGCGTATTTGCCTGCGGCGACGTGCAGGATTTGAAATACCGGCAGGCGATTACGGCGGCGGGTAGCGGCTGTATGGCGGCACTGGATTGCGAGAAATACCTTGAAGGCCATATGGTGCACGACTGGAGCCAAACGCTGTAGAATCGGCAATCGCTTCGCAGGCGAGCCGGTCGGACTTTCGAAGTCCGGCTGTACTTCATTAACGTCCCCGGGAGGAAGGGGCGGCTTATGCCGCTCTCATCCCGGGGACGTTTTTTTATAGCCTGGAAAATCGGAATGTTCTCAATCGCTTGGGGTACGCTACTGGTGGAGGTGTAAACAAGCAAAATGAGAAAAATCTTGGTACTTCTCTTGTTGTTCCCCCTGCTTTTTGGAATTTCAACGGGAGAAATTTACGGCGAATCTTATGAAAAGCCGGATCAAGCGGAACAAAAGGGGACGATTAAGCCTTATAAACGCGGCGCAATCCGTTCACCCAGACGAAGCTACAATCCCGGAATCGGCACCCCCGGCCGTACGACTCCGGCCAGAGGGGATAATGCGGTTCGAAATCCGGCTGCTCCGAGAACGACGCCGGCGCCGCGAACGGGGTTCGGCGGGTTTTTCGGCGGACTGTTCGGGGGGTTGGCATTGGGGACGATCCTGGGCTCGCTGTTCAATCCGTTCGCCGGTTTTACGCTCGGCTATCCGTTGCTGTCGCTGCTTAGTGCCGCTTTATGGATCGTCGGTATTTTCGTGGTCGTGCGAATGATTCGCAGGCGTAAAGGATATTAAGCGAAATCCTGTATTACACCGAATATCCTCCTCGAAATGCCGGTACATCGGCAGTCCGGTTAAACCCCCCTGAAATTCTAGTTGACCTTAACATTAGTGTCCTATTCTAGAATGGGTTTGACTCCTTTTCGAAGGGGGATATTTCTTATCCTCAATATCGCTTCACGGGCCTATTGATAAAACGGTCTCCCCTCCTCCCACCACTGTCGGTGAACGGTTTACGTTCCATTAATTTCTTCCCGGAACATGTTCACAAATGAAATCCGCTTTCTGCACGATTGAAAAGTTTGACAAAAGAGTCGCTCTGCTTTAGAATACCAATCGTTAATAACCGGTGGTTAATAAATCTGGAGGACTATTTTTCATGAAGTTAAGCCGATCCGAAGAAACGAAGAAAAACATTTTGGATGCCGCCGCTTCGCTGTTCAGCCAGCGCGGCTACAATGCGGTGACGATGCGCGAGATCGCCAAGGAAGCGGGATGCTCGCACACCTCCGTCCATGTTTACTTCACCGATAAAGAAACGCTGCTGCATACGCTCGCGCTTCCGCCGCTGGAGAGACTGGAAGCGGAGCTCTCCGCGCTGCTGGACAGCAAAGAGCTCCCGCAGGAAGACAAGCTGTTTGAATGGTCGTTACGGTTTGTAACCTTCAGTCTCGAGAATCGAAGTATGATCGGCATTATATTCGAAGCCGATCCGGAGCGCGTAGACGAAGAGAAACCGAAGCATCGTTTAACGGAAGTGCGCAATCGGCTGTTCCGGCAGCTGCGGACTGCTTTGACCCGATGCTTGAAGATCGGCCTTACCGAGGAGCAGCAGCTGGAGGGAGCCCGGATTTACTTTTTTGCCCTCTATGGGGTTGTCAATTCGTACCGTTACAGCAATGAAGACAAGGATCAGCTGCTGCAAAGGCTTGCGCCGACCTTCCGCAATACGTTCCGGGCGGTTCTGTTCGGATTAAAGGAAATCTATTAGACGCGCGGCGGCTTTCCGGCTTGCACGGCAACAGGACAGCGCTTCCTTTATCGGCGAGCGGCTTCTTGACCTGAGAGTTGCCTTCGCTTATAGTGGGAACAGTGGCAGTTAATTTTGCGATTGAGGTGGCTAAACAGATGTCTGAAACAATCTACGTTGGAGCAGATATAGGCGGTACAACCATTAAGATTGGTATTTGTAACGAGCAGGGCGAACTGCTCCATACGTTAGAGGGACCGACGGAAAGCGAGAAGGGCGCTGACGCCATAGTAAACAACCTTGTGAAATATGCGCGCGAGGTTGTCGAAGCATCTTCCTACGAGTGGGGACAGGTTGGCGGTGTCGGAGTCGGCACGGCCGGTTTTTTAGATATACCGAACGGTATCATTAAATTTTCGAACAATTTGAACGTGCGCGACGTTCCGCTCAAAAAGCTGCTGGAAGAGAAGCTTCAGACGATAGTCAAAGTCAATAACGACGCCAATGTGGCGGCGCTCGGCGAAGCATGGGCAGGGGCCGGACGCGGCATCGATAACTGCGTTTGCTACACGCTCGGAACGGGCGTCGGCGGAGGCATTATTATAAACGGTAAAATTTACGAAGGTTTCAGCGGCATGGCGGGAGAGCTCGGTCATATGGCCATCGTGCCGGATCTGGAAGCGATTCAGTGCTCCTGCGGCATGACCGGCTGCCTGGAGACCGTCTCGTCGGCAACCGGCATCATCCGGATGGCTAAGGACGCCGTGGAGCGCGGAGACCGGACGTCGCTGTCGCTTGTGCCGAACATTATGGCCAAGGAAGTCATCGACGCGGCGAAAGCCGGAGACGAGGTTGCGGTGCGCATCGTGAACCGTGCCGCCTTCTACCTCGGCAAATCGATGGCGGCCGTAGCGATCGTCGTGAATCCGCAGCGGTTCATTATCGGCGGCGGCGTGGCCAAGGCAGGCGATTTTCTGTTTGACCAAATTCGCGAAGTGTTCAAGAAATATACGCCGGAGCAAGCGAAGCAAGGCGTTGAGATCGTCGCTGCGACGCTCGGCAACAATGCCGGAGTCGTTGGCGCGGCGGGCCTGATTTTGCGTTCCAACTAGCAAAATAAGAGCGCCCTGATCGCATGCGCGCAAACAGGGAGGCGATAATCAATGGAAACAGCCGCGACAGCAAAGCTGGTTATTATTACCGGCATGTCCGGAGCGGGGAAAACGATCGCGGTGCAAAGTCTGGAAGACCTCGGATTTTTCTGCGTCGATAATTTGCCGCCGGTACTGATTCCGAAATTCGCGGAGCTGATCGTTCAGTCAAACGGAAAGATCGGCAAAGTTGCGCTTGTAATCGACTTGCGCGGACGCGAGTTTTTCACCGCTTTGTCGGAATCGCTCACGTACGTGAAAGAACATTATACGATTCATAATGAAATTTTGTTTCTTGATGCGACGGATGGGGTGCTGGTGCAGCGGTATAAGGAAAGCCGCCGCCGGCATCCGCTTGCTCCTGAAGGATTGCCGCTTGAAGGCATCCGTTTGGAGCGGCGGCTGCTGGAAGACCTGAAGGGCTGGGCGACGCAAATTATCGACACGAGCAATTTGAAGCCGGTTCAGCTCAAGGAGCGGATCGTTTCCCGCTTTACGAATTTGTCCCATAACAGCATCTCGGTTAATGTAACGTCATTCGGATTCAAATACGGAATTCCGATCGACGCGGACTTGATTTACGATGTGCGCTTTCTTCCCAATCCCCATTATGTGGAGGGGCTCCGGCCCCGCACCGGCCAAGATGCCGATGTGTACGACTACGTCATGAAATGGCCGGAAACGCAAGCGTTTCTGACAAAGCTTCTGGATATGCTGCAATTTCTTATTCCGTTATACCGCAAGGAAGGCAAAAGCCAGGTGGTCATCGGTATTGGCTGCACGGGCGGCAAGCACCGCTCGGTGGCCATAGCCGAATATTTGGGCCGCATGCTCGGCAGCAGCGACACGGAGACCGTGCGCGTCAGTCACCGCGACGCCGAGCGTGACCGGCCTTAGGCGAGGTGTACAGATGGCCAGGGGGCAACGAAACATTCATAATCCTAAGATCGTCGTCATCGGCGGCGGAACCGGATTGTCTGTCATGCTGCGGGGACTCAAAGAGAAGCCGCTCGATATTACCGCCATTGTGACAGTGGCCGATGACGGCGGAAGCTCCGGCGTTCTGCGCAGCGAACTGCAAATTCCTCCTCCGGGCGACATCCGCAACGTGCTTATGGCACTTGCGGATGTCGAACCGCTTTTGTCGGATATGCTTCAATACCGTTTCAGCAGCGGAACCGGACTCGCCGGTCACAGTCTCGGCAATTTGATGCTCGCTGCGATGACCGACATCTCGGGCGACTTTGTAACCGGAGTGAAGCAGTTAAGCCGAGTGCTCGCCGTGCGCGGTACGGTGCTGCCTGCATCCGGGCAGGCGATCGTACTCAAGGCGGAGATGGCCGACGGCTCGATCGTGGAAGGCGAATCCGCCATTCCGCTTGCCGGACAGCCGATCAAGCGGGTATTTATCGAGCCGAGGGACGTGCAGCCGCTGGAGGATGCCTGCAGGGCGATTCAGGAGGCCGATGCGATTCTGATCGGACCCGGAAGTTTATATACAAGCATTATGCCGAATTTGCTTGTGCCGAAGCTGGCCGAGTATATTGTGCAGTCGAATGCGGTCAAAATATTCGTATGCAATGTGATGACCCAACCCGGTGAAACCGACGACTATGCGGTAAGCGACCATTTGGCCGCGGTCGAGGCGCATATCGGGCATCCGTTGTTCGATTATGTCATCGTTAATAATGGCGAGATCCCGGAACAGGTTCAGCTTAAATATGCCGAGCTTGGCGCGAGGCCCGTCCGTCTTGATCTGGATGAAGTGAGAAGCCAGGGGTATCAGGTCATCGCCGACCGGCTCGTCATGTTCCGCACCTATTTGAGGCATGACGCCGCAAGGCTCAGTCATCATATTTATCAGTTGGTGGAAAGCTGGAAAGATCGAAAGGGTGAGTAGAGGTGTCTTTTGCGGCGCAAACGAAAAAAGAGCTGACGTTGATCGAATCCGATCCCTGCTGCGAGCGGGCGGAACTGTCCGCGCTGATCCGGATGAACGGGTCCGTACATCTTTCCAGCCGGAAGGTCATTCTCGACATCTCGACGGAAAATGCCGCAATCGCCCGACGGATCTACACCTTGATCAAGAAGCTTTTTGCTGTGCATACCGAGCTGCTCGTGCGCAAAAAAATGCGTTTGAAAAAAAATAACGTTTATATTGTGCGTATTCCCGCCAAAGTTCAGGAAATACTAAGCGACCTGAGCATTGTTTCCGAAGGATTCATGTTCAAGCAGGGAATCGACAAGGAAATTATCCGCAAATCGTGCTGCAAGCGGTCATATTTGCGCGGCGCGTTTCTGGCGGGGGGATCGGTGAACAATCCGGAAGGATCGTCTTACCACCTGGAAATTGCCTGCATGTACGAGGAGCACTGCGGGGCGCTCGTCGACCTGGCCAACAAGTTCGATTTGAACGCACGTTGTATCGAACGGAAGAAAGGTTTCATTTTTTATATCAAGGAAGGCGAGAAAATTATTGAGCTGCTGAACATTATCGGCGCTCATCAGGCGCTGTTCAAGTTTGAGGACGTGCGGATCATGCGCGATATGCGCAACTCCGTCAACCGGATCGTCAACTGCGAGACGGCGAACTTGAACAAGACGATCGGGGCGGCGGTCCGGCAGATCGATAACATCAAGCTGCTGCAGAAAGAAATCGGCCTCGAGAATTTGCCGGATAAGCTCCGTGAAGTGGCGGAAATCAGATTGATGCATCCGGATATCAATTTGAAGGAAGTCGGCGAGCTGCTTAAAGGAACCGTCAGCAAGTCCGGCGTCAACCACCGGCTGCGGAAAATTGATGAAATGGCGGAAAAATTACGGGGCGGATAACGCTTTTACGCTAGTGTATCGAATGTTATAATGCTATAATAAGGATTAAAAAGGTTTATAACTTTTATTTATTAATGAAGGTCTTGGGATAATGACATCAATATCCGCAGATCGAATTTCGTAATAGGGGGTATGGATTCCATGACGAGGCTTCCCGTTGTCGTGAAATTAAAGACGGGTCTGCATGCAAGACCGGCAGCTCTTTTCGTTCAAGAGGCGAACAAGTTTTCATCCGAAATTTTTGTGGAAAAGGACGATAAGAAAGTAAACGCCAAATCCATTATGGGTATTATGAGTCTGGCGATCAGCTCGGGTACCGAGGTATACATTAGTGCGGACGGTTCGGACGCTGAACAGGCTGTAACCGCTTTAGTCAATCTGGTCAGCAAGGAAGAATTGGAGAACCAATAAGTTCCCGATCCAGGCCGGCTTCAAAAGCTCCCATAGGGGGCTTTTTTCATTTTTTCGGACAAAACTTTTTTGGCGAACGCCGAGATTAGCTGCAACATCATCCCTGTTTGACTCGTTGAAAGGGCATACGAATGGAAAGGGGATACGAATCATGAGAGGGCACGATGTTCGGGCAGGTTTCGGTTTGAACAAAAAAGCGCTGCTGCTGGCGGCGGCAATTATGGCGGCTTCCGCGTTGTTATGGGCGGGAATCGGAGGCGGCAGTCCGAAGGAGGCTTACGCATTGGGAGCGGACACCGGGACGATGCAAAATACGATTACGGTTACGGGGCAAGGAAAGGTGAAGGTCGAGCCCGACGTGGCTTACGTGCGCGCGGCCGTGAGCGTTACCGCCAAAACGGCGAAAGAGGCGCAAGCCGGTAATGCGGCGCGTTTTGCGGCGGTAAAGAAAGTGCTGTCGGGAACGTACAAGGT carries:
- a CDS encoding ROK family glucokinase, which gives rise to MSETIYVGADIGGTTIKIGICNEQGELLHTLEGPTESEKGADAIVNNLVKYAREVVEASSYEWGQVGGVGVGTAGFLDIPNGIIKFSNNLNVRDVPLKKLLEEKLQTIVKVNNDANVAALGEAWAGAGRGIDNCVCYTLGTGVGGGIIINGKIYEGFSGMAGELGHMAIVPDLEAIQCSCGMTGCLETVSSATGIIRMAKDAVERGDRTSLSLVPNIMAKEVIDAAKAGDEVAVRIVNRAAFYLGKSMAAVAIVVNPQRFIIGGGVAKAGDFLFDQIREVFKKYTPEQAKQGVEIVAATLGNNAGVVGAAGLILRSN
- a CDS encoding TetR/AcrR family transcriptional regulator, with product MKLSRSEETKKNILDAAASLFSQRGYNAVTMREIAKEAGCSHTSVHVYFTDKETLLHTLALPPLERLEAELSALLDSKELPQEDKLFEWSLRFVTFSLENRSMIGIIFEADPERVDEEKPKHRLTEVRNRLFRQLRTALTRCLKIGLTEEQQLEGARIYFFALYGVVNSYRYSNEDKDQLLQRLAPTFRNTFRAVLFGLKEIY
- a CDS encoding HPr family phosphocarrier protein — translated: MTRLPVVVKLKTGLHARPAALFVQEANKFSSEIFVEKDDKKVNAKSIMGIMSLAISSGTEVYISADGSDAEQAVTALVNLVSKEELENQ
- the rapZ gene encoding RNase adapter RapZ gives rise to the protein METAATAKLVIITGMSGAGKTIAVQSLEDLGFFCVDNLPPVLIPKFAELIVQSNGKIGKVALVIDLRGREFFTALSESLTYVKEHYTIHNEILFLDATDGVLVQRYKESRRRHPLAPEGLPLEGIRLERRLLEDLKGWATQIIDTSNLKPVQLKERIVSRFTNLSHNSISVNVTSFGFKYGIPIDADLIYDVRFLPNPHYVEGLRPRTGQDADVYDYVMKWPETQAFLTKLLDMLQFLIPLYRKEGKSQVVIGIGCTGGKHRSVAIAEYLGRMLGSSDTETVRVSHRDAERDRP
- a CDS encoding ribose-phosphate diphosphokinase, with the protein product MFSDKVRIFSGSSNPELAEKISHELGLPLGSVKLSRFKGGEIYVHYEETIRNCHVFIVQSFSHPINEHFVELLVMIDAAKRASAKTVNIIMPYYGYARQERKAAPREPISAKMLADVLTTVGATRVMTIDLHAPAIQGFFNIPVDHLTALDLISDYLKEKNIKNPVIVSPDAGRATTAEKLANQLDSPFAIMIKKRPAHNESVITHVIGDVEGQTPIIIEDLIDTGSTIVNVVESLKERGAEDVYVCATHPLFSGNALQRLDHECIKEVVVTDSIMLPANRSDRFKVLSVAPMLADATKIIIQGGSISTLFKDAGI
- the trxB gene encoding thioredoxin-disulfide reductase, which produces MYKSIIIGTGPSGLTAAIYLARANLNPLVIEGPEPGGQLTTTTEVENFPGFPEGIMGPELMANMRKQAERFGAEFKTGWVNSVDLSQRPFKIQVEGQGELVSETLIISTGASAKYLGIPGEKENVGRGVSTCATCDGFFFRGKKIVVVGGGDSAMEEANFLTRFATNVDLVHRREELRASKIMQDRARGNEKVTFALNKTPLEVLANNMGVTGLKLRNNATGDEEVIEAQGIFVAIGHTPNTKFLGGQIDTDEAGYIKVKPGTTETNVPGVFACGDVQDLKYRQAITAAGSGCMAALDCEKYLEGHMVHDWSQTL
- a CDS encoding tetratricopeptide repeat protein; this translates as MKEKRIAAAEQTSKVIPIHWDATFFFERAVRSMDRYHYAKALKYFRRAVEYEPDNPVNHCNMAGILSEMGNYAESNDILRFIIDDLDPDMTECHFYMANNFANLEMYEEAERALVRYLEEDEEGQFLTEAEEMMDLLQFELERPAPVTRIKAREGMVEHDQARTLLEEGKFNQAVRLLESIVEQNPDFLAARNNLALAYYYMGLFPKAMDTIRDVLELDSGNLHALCNLAIFYQHLEDEENLAPIVGLLKKTVPFHQEHVFKLATTMGILGEHECAYFHFARLLRDASLSQDPCLYHYAAVAASNIGRLDEAERLWRLTSKRDPGSDIPRYYLSQLAQVKAGEEMPPASYHYHLPFEEQFKLWEKTTEGIPDHMKSDPLVRSSFFWALRHGDRHTKLQVIQALGMIADNEVKDALRSFLLESGEDDYLKRIAIFVLRTMGVGEPLQVYLEGKKITVGSGRMPSQLPIWDAQWQEVLNAALKRMNKQYDLVQQHDLLTLWVEFLSRVYPDVPKLTKVEGWAAALEYLTAKMHRRAISYHEVAKRYGTSIATVSKIVKRIDEVCGIKEKMKSVNSVFNI
- the whiA gene encoding DNA-binding protein WhiA is translated as MSFAAQTKKELTLIESDPCCERAELSALIRMNGSVHLSSRKVILDISTENAAIARRIYTLIKKLFAVHTELLVRKKMRLKKNNVYIVRIPAKVQEILSDLSIVSEGFMFKQGIDKEIIRKSCCKRSYLRGAFLAGGSVNNPEGSSYHLEIACMYEEHCGALVDLANKFDLNARCIERKKGFIFYIKEGEKIIELLNIIGAHQALFKFEDVRIMRDMRNSVNRIVNCETANLNKTIGAAVRQIDNIKLLQKEIGLENLPDKLREVAEIRLMHPDINLKEVGELLKGTVSKSGVNHRLRKIDEMAEKLRGG
- a CDS encoding gluconeogenesis factor YvcK family protein, whose translation is MARGQRNIHNPKIVVIGGGTGLSVMLRGLKEKPLDITAIVTVADDGGSSGVLRSELQIPPPGDIRNVLMALADVEPLLSDMLQYRFSSGTGLAGHSLGNLMLAAMTDISGDFVTGVKQLSRVLAVRGTVLPASGQAIVLKAEMADGSIVEGESAIPLAGQPIKRVFIEPRDVQPLEDACRAIQEADAILIGPGSLYTSIMPNLLVPKLAEYIVQSNAVKIFVCNVMTQPGETDDYAVSDHLAAVEAHIGHPLFDYVIVNNGEIPEQVQLKYAELGARPVRLDLDEVRSQGYQVIADRLVMFRTYLRHDAARLSHHIYQLVESWKDRKGE